A single Flavobacterium sp. 1 DNA region contains:
- the tnpA gene encoding IS200/IS605 family transposase — protein MSEHIFKRHNKSLLLYHLECPVKYRRNVLTDSVEMSLVSICENISERYEIHFIEIGADENHVHFLIQSVPKISVEIMVRTVKSITAKEIFRLHPEVKNKLWGGNFWTSGYYVNTVGQYGNEDVIQKYIQNQGEEKTVYKSFNKNQLRLSFE, from the coding sequence ATGAGCGAACACATTTTCAAACGACACAATAAAAGTTTGTTACTTTATCATTTGGAGTGTCCTGTAAAATATAGGAGAAATGTTTTGACCGATTCTGTTGAAATGAGTTTGGTTTCTATATGTGAAAATATTTCAGAACGCTATGAGATTCATTTTATAGAAATTGGGGCTGATGAGAATCACGTTCATTTTTTGATACAAAGTGTTCCAAAAATTTCAGTTGAAATAATGGTTAGAACTGTAAAAAGTATTACTGCTAAAGAGATTTTCAGATTACATCCTGAGGTTAAGAATAAATTGTGGGGTGGTAACTTTTGGACTAGTGGATATTATGTGAATACTGTTGGTCAATATGGTAATGAGGATGTGATTCAGAAATACATTCAAAACCAAGGTGAAGAAAAAACAGTTTATAAATCGTTTAACAAAAATCAATTGCGGTTATCTTTCGAGTAA
- a CDS encoding HipA family kinase, giving the protein MQLLQLVSIGGIMTGGTTRPLNIIAVDENGDPNKYIMKVFTEKNISQNVSVAKEIICSELAKEFDLVCPNYGIINFDHIEISELYDEHKLKMLDKGFKFCSKFVEQNAIFNPLVTNSFLKDYEVANIFAFDLFIYNVDRGGEHNKPNMLINDSNLILIDHELTFPFINDTNQKVDYEFFLQII; this is encoded by the coding sequence ATGCAACTGCTGCAACTTGTTTCTATTGGAGGAATTATGACGGGGGGAACCACAAGACCTCTTAACATAATTGCAGTTGACGAAAATGGCGATCCAAATAAATATATAATGAAAGTTTTTACCGAAAAAAATATATCCCAAAATGTTTCAGTAGCAAAAGAAATAATATGTTCTGAACTAGCGAAAGAGTTCGATTTAGTTTGTCCAAATTATGGAATAATAAATTTTGACCATATAGAAATTTCAGAATTATATGATGAGCATAAATTGAAAATGCTAGATAAAGGCTTTAAGTTTTGTAGTAAATTTGTAGAGCAGAATGCAATTTTTAATCCATTAGTTACTAATTCTTTTTTAAAAGATTATGAGGTTGCAAATATTTTTGCTTTTGACTTATTTATTTACAACGTTGATAGAGGAGGTGAACATAACAAGCCAAATATGCTAATTAATGACTCAAATCTTATTTTAATAGATCATGAGTTAACATTTCCTTTTATAAACGATACCAATCAAAAAGTGGATTATGAATTTTTTTTACAAATTATTTAA